A DNA window from Candidatus Bodocaedibacter vickermanii contains the following coding sequences:
- the serS gene encoding serine--tRNA ligase, whose amino-acid sequence MHDLKWIREHSEAFDQGLATRGIDPLSQRILALDESHRAAVSEMQDLQTQRNSLAKDIGTAKASGQDATALLEKSNFIKVRLPELEHHEKALKDELHGLLMSIPSIPYHEVPVGADETFNQEIRRFGTPRTFDFTPLPHYELGEALGEMDFERAAKMSGSRFVILRNQLAKLERALANFMLDVHTTEFGYQEISPPTLVRSNALYGTGQLPKFEDDQFKTTSGYYLIATSEIPLTNMMMDEIIPTDQLPLRFTAHTPCYRQEAGSAGRDTRGMIRVHQFSKVELVSITTSDQSSHEHERMVSCAETILQRLELPYRTMLLSTGDMGFSAKKTYDLEVWLPSQDAYREISSCSNCADFQARRMNARYRDDTGHLHFAHTLNGSGLAVGRTLVAVLENYQQKDGSIMVPEVLRPFMNTDIIEPVR is encoded by the coding sequence GTGCACGATTTAAAATGGATTCGTGAGCATTCAGAAGCCTTTGATCAAGGGCTTGCAACCAGAGGGATAGATCCCCTTAGCCAACGTATTTTAGCATTAGATGAATCTCATCGTGCTGCAGTTTCAGAAATGCAAGACTTACAAACGCAGCGCAACAGCCTTGCAAAAGATATCGGAACCGCAAAAGCATCAGGGCAAGATGCCACAGCATTACTGGAAAAAAGCAATTTTATCAAAGTTCGCCTACCCGAATTAGAACACCATGAAAAGGCGTTAAAAGACGAATTACACGGGCTGTTAATGTCGATTCCGTCAATTCCATATCACGAAGTACCTGTGGGCGCTGACGAAACATTCAACCAGGAAATTCGTCGTTTTGGAACTCCTAGAACATTTGATTTTACGCCGCTTCCTCATTATGAATTGGGTGAAGCTTTGGGTGAAATGGACTTTGAACGTGCCGCCAAAATGTCAGGATCCAGATTTGTGATTTTACGAAATCAATTAGCAAAACTGGAACGTGCATTAGCAAATTTTATGTTGGATGTTCATACCACAGAATTTGGGTATCAAGAAATTTCTCCACCCACATTGGTGCGCAGCAATGCCCTGTACGGAACGGGTCAATTACCAAAATTTGAAGACGATCAATTTAAAACAACATCCGGTTATTATTTAATTGCCACTAGTGAAATTCCGCTAACCAACATGATGATGGATGAGATCATTCCAACCGATCAGCTACCGTTACGGTTTACGGCTCACACACCCTGTTATCGTCAAGAAGCAGGCTCTGCCGGTCGAGATACTCGCGGAATGATTCGCGTTCATCAATTTTCTAAAGTTGAATTGGTATCTATAACAACTTCAGATCAATCTAGCCACGAACACGAACGCATGGTGAGTTGTGCAGAAACAATCTTACAACGCTTAGAACTTCCCTATCGAACTATGTTGCTATCAACAGGCGACATGGGATTTTCCGCAAAAAAAACCTATGATTTAGAAGTATGGCTACCTTCACAAGATGCTTATCGAGAAATCTCAAGTTGCAGCAACTGCGCTGATTTCCAAGCACGCCGAATGAATGCACGATACAGAGACGATACTGGACACTTGCATTTTGCCCATACTTTAAACGGTTCTGGACTTGCTGTCGGGCGCACATTAGTTGCAGTCCTTGAAAACTATCAACAAAAAGACGGTAGTATTATGGTACCAGAGGTTTTACGCCCCTTTATGAATACCGATATTATTGAACCAGTTAGGTAA
- the glyS gene encoding glycine--tRNA ligase subunit beta — protein sequence MDILIELQMEEIPARMQGMAEETFKRMFDAFCSDHDIKSESVRILSTPRRLALIATGLPKEQADQLIERKGPRTDAPKQALEGFFQSVGLTPDQCTQSETPKGTFWIANIEKKGQPLSDLIKTFIENVLTQFPWPKTMRWGAVPFRWIRPLHRILMLVDYTAMSGHILSIPFVKTTIGHRFLGQQTSPVINSIAEYETFLKANYVMADRATRKQTILDQVTHLAAKLGVSWNEDPGLLDEVTGLVEYPVVLEGNIDAEFMGLPKELMISVMKTHQRYFTFSNTDGTLAPYFGIVANNLTTETKGEHVRHGNEKVLRARLSDGQFYWETDKNTSLETFAEKLETIVFHQRLGTLKDKRKRIAHAARFLNQWVGLPQDLLREAADLCKADLVSGVVGEFPELQGIMGGYYATHQGKASIAKAMADHYKPLGPNDSLPRDLMGIVVALADKLDTLVGFFAIDEKPTGSKDPFALRRAALGILRLLFAAHTEHGKDINVPLDALIRNLLTEYKDVNGLNFEMDTVVTDVVAFFTERLKISLKETGYRYDMIDAILGSAQTCTLIQIKHRLDVLSEFMSMGKSVDLLSGYNRLWNILKAQKLLPTDLDIDPTLLREEAEQALYKEWQKRSIESLIATEKYEIALISFTEMKPFIDRFFDSVMVNDQDDTLRQNRLALLVAVLQSIKSFASLEEIVCETKN from the coding sequence ATGGATATTTTAATTGAGCTTCAAATGGAAGAAATCCCTGCGCGTATGCAAGGCATGGCTGAGGAAACTTTTAAGCGTATGTTTGATGCGTTTTGCAGCGATCATGATATTAAATCTGAATCAGTACGCATTTTATCAACGCCACGACGACTAGCCTTGATTGCGACAGGATTGCCTAAAGAACAGGCAGATCAATTGATTGAGCGCAAAGGTCCACGAACAGATGCTCCTAAACAAGCCTTAGAGGGTTTTTTCCAGTCGGTTGGATTAACTCCTGATCAATGCACTCAATCAGAAACTCCAAAAGGTACGTTTTGGATTGCGAATATTGAAAAAAAAGGACAGCCGTTATCTGACCTCATCAAAACATTCATCGAGAACGTTTTAACACAGTTTCCATGGCCAAAGACCATGCGTTGGGGTGCGGTTCCGTTTCGTTGGATTCGCCCCTTACATCGCATCCTGATGCTTGTTGATTATACTGCGATGAGCGGTCATATTTTAAGTATTCCTTTTGTAAAGACAACCATTGGACATCGTTTCTTAGGACAACAAACATCCCCCGTTATTAATTCAATTGCTGAATATGAAACCTTTTTAAAGGCAAATTATGTCATGGCTGATCGGGCGACTCGCAAACAAACGATCTTAGATCAAGTCACTCATCTTGCTGCAAAACTTGGGGTTTCGTGGAATGAAGATCCTGGGTTATTGGATGAAGTCACTGGATTGGTTGAATACCCAGTGGTTTTAGAAGGCAACATTGATGCTGAATTTATGGGACTTCCCAAAGAGCTGATGATTTCTGTGATGAAAACCCATCAACGGTATTTTACGTTTTCTAATACTGATGGAACGCTTGCCCCTTATTTTGGGATCGTCGCCAATAATTTAACAACTGAAACCAAGGGCGAACATGTTCGACATGGTAATGAAAAGGTTTTACGTGCCAGACTTTCTGACGGTCAATTCTATTGGGAAACAGATAAGAATACGTCGTTAGAAACGTTTGCAGAAAAGCTTGAAACCATTGTGTTTCATCAACGTTTGGGGACATTAAAAGATAAACGCAAACGCATTGCTCATGCCGCAAGGTTTTTAAACCAATGGGTAGGGTTACCTCAGGACTTATTACGTGAAGCGGCTGATCTGTGTAAAGCAGACCTAGTCAGCGGTGTTGTCGGTGAGTTCCCAGAACTGCAAGGCATTATGGGGGGATATTACGCAACGCATCAAGGAAAAGCGTCTATTGCAAAGGCTATGGCCGATCATTATAAACCCTTGGGACCTAATGATTCCCTACCCCGCGATTTAATGGGAATCGTGGTTGCATTAGCCGATAAACTAGACACGTTAGTTGGATTCTTTGCGATTGATGAAAAACCAACAGGATCAAAAGATCCCTTTGCGTTACGCCGTGCGGCCTTGGGGATTTTACGCTTATTATTCGCAGCACATACAGAACATGGGAAAGACATCAATGTTCCTTTGGATGCATTGATTCGAAATCTTTTAACCGAATACAAAGACGTCAATGGACTAAACTTTGAAATGGATACCGTAGTAACTGATGTTGTTGCTTTCTTTACTGAGCGTTTAAAAATCTCTTTAAAAGAAACTGGATATCGTTACGATATGATTGATGCGATTCTTGGGTCTGCTCAAACGTGTACTCTTATTCAAATCAAACATCGGTTAGATGTATTATCTGAATTTATGTCCATGGGGAAATCTGTGGATTTATTGTCGGGATACAACCGTTTGTGGAATATTTTAAAAGCACAAAAATTATTACCCACCGATCTGGATATTGACCCCACTTTATTACGAGAAGAGGCTGAACAAGCCCTATACAAAGAGTGGCAAAAAAGATCCATTGAAAGTTTAATTGCAACTGAAAAATATGAAATTGCTTTGATTTCCTTTACGGAAATGAAACCTTTTATTGATAGATTCTTTGACAGCGTAATGGTTAATGATCAAGATGACACATTGCGTCAAAATCGATTGGCGTTACTGGTTGCAGTGTTGCAATCGATTAAATCTTTCGCATCACTTGAAGAAATTGTGTGTGAAACTAAAAATTAA
- a CDS encoding DUF2141 domain-containing protein, whose amino-acid sequence MQKILTALFIFIGVVSNSIQAETLTLKVGHLRSLKGNLMVYLWNNPDAYLMKNSADYRVILDLEKSENAPIDGMIKVTIDDLPQGAYAMMLYHDENRSYDFERNFVGIPMEGFAFGNNAQPKLGAPKFQEAAINLGQADVVQQVNVLY is encoded by the coding sequence ATGCAAAAAATCTTAACTGCTTTATTTATTTTTATCGGCGTTGTTAGTAATTCAATTCAGGCAGAGACATTGACCTTAAAAGTGGGTCACCTGCGATCATTAAAAGGCAATTTAATGGTTTATTTATGGAATAATCCAGACGCATATTTAATGAAAAACTCAGCAGATTACAGAGTGATCCTTGATCTTGAAAAATCAGAAAATGCTCCAATTGATGGGATGATCAAAGTAACAATAGACGATTTACCCCAAGGTGCATATGCAATGATGTTATACCATGATGAAAACCGATCCTATGATTTTGAACGAAATTTCGTAGGTATTCCCATGGAAGGTTTTGCTTTTGGAAATAATGCTCAACCCAAATTAGGCGCCCCAAAGTTTCAAGAAGCCGCCATTAATTTAGGTCAAGCAGACGTTGTACAACAGGTGAATGTGTTGTATTGA
- a CDS encoding ComF family protein — MKRLLNLFLPNRCVMTGRMVQDARGLSVEGFSKIQFISDPYCHKCGAPLKFSKEICKACLHDHFLFQHARSIFVYDYYSKKLILQYKHGDRLSLSPVLGKWMADYGANALLETDVMIPVPLHPKRLRQRMYNQAAELTKAIGKITGKPYVLDGLIRVKHTYSQGHEDRESRFENMREAFEVNPTFIDKIQGQSIMIVDDVLTTGATLNACAATLLPFEPKKILVLTLGKVLLK; from the coding sequence ATGAAACGGCTATTAAATCTTTTTCTTCCAAATCGATGTGTTATGACAGGGCGCATGGTTCAAGATGCTAGGGGATTGTCCGTAGAGGGCTTTTCAAAGATTCAATTTATTTCAGACCCGTATTGTCATAAATGTGGGGCGCCCCTAAAATTCTCAAAAGAAATTTGCAAAGCATGTCTTCACGATCATTTTTTATTTCAACATGCGCGCAGCATTTTTGTTTATGACTATTACAGTAAGAAATTAATTTTGCAATATAAGCACGGTGATCGATTAAGTTTATCTCCGGTACTGGGTAAGTGGATGGCAGATTATGGTGCCAATGCATTATTGGAAACGGATGTGATGATACCAGTGCCATTGCATCCCAAACGGTTGCGACAACGGATGTATAATCAAGCGGCAGAGTTAACCAAAGCCATTGGGAAAATTACAGGTAAGCCCTATGTGTTGGATGGATTGATTCGTGTAAAACATACCTATTCACAAGGGCATGAAGACCGAGAAAGTCGTTTTGAAAATATGCGAGAAGCCTTTGAAGTGAATCCAACGTTTATAGATAAAATTCAAGGTCAATCCATTATGATTGTGGACGACGTTTTGACGACGGGTGCTACACTAAATGCGTGTGCGGCAACACTATTACCTTTTGAACCAAAAAAAATCTTGGTGTTAACACTTGGGAAAGTTTTACTCAAGTAA
- a CDS encoding class II aldolase/adducin family protein, with translation MGYKTTMDANQIRYNLAVAYQALAKLGLDDLTYTHLSARIPGDDAYYIYPFGLLFEEVTPDNLIKVSLDGQILEGFEFQYNKTGYVIHGSIYRNRSDINAIFHLHTPEIVAVSAMHGGLLPISQWALHFYNKVAYHEYNSLALSAAEHEANLVRDLDDKYVMLLKHHGSITAGRTIHEAFFYTHHLHKACETQCLALQSGAELNQISHEICEKSVRDLLSFETDLGLRDWLAIQRWVGIKQHVETV, from the coding sequence ATGGGATACAAAACAACCATGGATGCAAATCAAATTCGATATAACTTAGCCGTTGCGTATCAGGCATTGGCCAAACTTGGCTTGGATGATTTAACGTATACGCATCTGTCTGCAAGAATACCGGGCGATGATGCGTACTATATTTATCCCTTTGGTTTATTGTTTGAAGAGGTTACTCCAGACAATCTTATTAAGGTTTCATTAGATGGGCAGATACTAGAAGGGTTTGAGTTTCAATACAACAAGACGGGGTATGTCATTCATGGCAGCATTTACCGAAACCGTTCTGATATTAATGCAATTTTTCACCTTCATACCCCTGAAATTGTTGCTGTATCAGCAATGCACGGTGGATTACTCCCTATCAGTCAATGGGCGCTTCATTTTTATAATAAGGTCGCGTATCATGAGTATAATTCTTTAGCATTATCGGCAGCAGAGCATGAGGCAAATTTAGTACGCGATTTAGATGATAAATACGTGATGCTATTAAAACATCATGGCTCCATTACTGCAGGCCGTACAATCCACGAGGCTTTTTTTTATACACATCATTTGCACAAAGCCTGTGAAACTCAATGTCTGGCGCTGCAATCAGGCGCAGAGCTTAATCAAATTTCCCATGAAATCTGTGAAAAATCAGTAAGAGATTTATTGTCATTTGAAACAGATTTAGGCTTGCGAGATTGGTTGGCCATTCAGCGGTGGGTTGGTATTAAGCAGCATGTTGAGACGGTTTAA
- a CDS encoding murein hydrolase activator EnvC family protein, producing the protein MNTPIAYANLMLLTLLVLLGSGCSRGSDESPVSFEERSTRHTENMTPEEWESFKNKAIESIIRKYTGETKSGSGRIHVSEIPSSSSIIESAPVTHSEPAMKPRETSSHSKLDVPETLAPSALPAIKSPPVKSEQKTQEKVERYSQLKIKPEETKGKQYKVPPNAVAQAESAAITAPQPTQPVYAWPVKGSVSKGYGSSDKGTNNGINIKAKAGSPVVAIDNGKVIFVGAIKGMGKVVLIEHSNQMIAAYAQVGGISVRANDTVKKSQRIADILATEGSDGELHFELRKGTKSLNPMEYLPK; encoded by the coding sequence ATGAACACACCCATCGCCTATGCTAACTTAATGTTATTAACCTTACTGGTTCTTTTGGGATCCGGTTGTTCACGTGGATCAGATGAATCTCCAGTCTCGTTTGAAGAGCGAAGCACCCGCCATACAGAAAATATGACGCCCGAAGAATGGGAGTCATTTAAGAATAAAGCCATTGAGTCCATCATTCGTAAATATACGGGAGAGACAAAGTCAGGATCTGGAAGAATTCATGTTTCGGAGATTCCATCATCGTCTTCAATTATAGAGTCTGCTCCTGTTACACATTCAGAGCCTGCAATGAAACCGAGAGAGACTTCTTCTCATAGCAAACTAGATGTCCCTGAAACACTGGCTCCATCCGCATTACCTGCAATTAAATCTCCCCCAGTAAAATCTGAACAAAAGACTCAGGAAAAGGTAGAGCGTTACTCTCAGTTAAAAATTAAACCTGAGGAAACAAAAGGCAAGCAATACAAGGTTCCACCCAATGCCGTAGCACAAGCAGAATCTGCAGCAATTACAGCACCTCAGCCTACTCAACCTGTATATGCATGGCCGGTCAAAGGATCTGTCAGCAAAGGGTACGGATCATCCGACAAAGGAACGAACAACGGCATTAATATTAAAGCAAAGGCAGGTAGCCCCGTTGTTGCGATTGATAACGGAAAGGTCATTTTCGTCGGTGCTATCAAAGGTATGGGAAAAGTTGTGCTGATCGAACACTCCAACCAAATGATCGCAGCCTATGCACAAGTTGGCGGTATTTCTGTGCGTGCGAATGATACGGTAAAGAAAAGCCAACGCATCGCTGATATCCTTGCAACCGAAGGGAGTGACGGCGAATTGCACTTTGAATTACGCAAAGGAACAAAAAGCCTTAACCCAATGGAATATCTTCCAAAATAA
- a CDS encoding MFS transporter, with translation MVRIILSCMIGNALEWYAFVIFGFFAPTISQLFFPGSSETVGLIKAFALFGMAFIARPLGAIIFGHIGDKFSRKNALLLSIFVMAIPTVLIGCLPTYESVGVLAPVLLSILLVAQGFAIGGEFTGSMVFMIESAQPHQRGLIGSWATFSCVFGVILGSLVSLMCTTVYSPEEILAGAWRIPFVLTLAGTLVGTYIRKNVAEPKTYLDHKAERKSHAFPLKELFTEHSRSIVSVVLIDFITAIGFFLLVIFLPTYLQSPVYLGLDADYAMKINTFNMVIFALTTLVGGALSDRYGRKTVFMYVAGILLIGGYPIFQLFHVNWEFGPLVAQFILAVHIGLFFGVIPAGLSEIFPSHLRFTGLSVSHNISMALFGGSAPLLATGLIELTHDLAAPGILLMVAAVFCLMGMPLYEDKYKVKTI, from the coding sequence ATGGTTCGAATAATTTTGTCATGCATGATTGGTAATGCATTAGAATGGTATGCATTCGTTATTTTTGGATTTTTTGCCCCAACAATTAGTCAGTTGTTTTTTCCAGGTTCCAGTGAAACTGTGGGGTTAATTAAAGCCTTTGCACTGTTTGGAATGGCATTTATTGCAAGACCTTTGGGGGCTATCATATTTGGGCACATCGGGGATAAGTTTAGTCGCAAAAATGCATTGCTGCTATCTATTTTCGTGATGGCGATTCCAACGGTATTGATTGGATGTTTGCCCACATATGAAAGCGTTGGTGTGTTAGCTCCGGTACTATTGAGCATCTTATTGGTGGCGCAAGGCTTTGCCATCGGCGGTGAGTTTACAGGATCCATGGTCTTTATGATCGAATCTGCTCAACCTCATCAACGTGGATTGATCGGCAGTTGGGCAACGTTCAGTTGCGTATTTGGAGTCATTCTTGGATCATTGGTTTCATTGATGTGTACAACGGTGTATAGCCCGGAAGAAATTTTGGCGGGCGCATGGCGCATTCCCTTTGTATTAACATTGGCTGGAACACTGGTTGGAACCTATATTCGTAAAAATGTTGCAGAGCCTAAAACATATTTAGACCACAAGGCTGAACGAAAATCCCATGCATTTCCATTAAAAGAACTGTTTACAGAGCACAGCCGCAGCATTGTCAGTGTTGTGTTGATTGATTTTATCACAGCGATTGGGTTCTTTTTATTGGTGATATTTCTTCCAACATACTTGCAAAGTCCAGTATATCTGGGATTAGATGCGGATTATGCCATGAAAATAAATACGTTTAATATGGTTATCTTCGCGTTGACGACATTGGTTGGTGGAGCATTGTCAGATCGATACGGGCGCAAAACAGTGTTCATGTATGTTGCTGGAATACTGTTAATCGGTGGGTATCCCATATTCCAATTATTCCATGTTAATTGGGAATTTGGACCATTGGTGGCACAGTTTATTTTAGCCGTTCATATTGGATTATTCTTTGGTGTGATCCCAGCGGGACTATCAGAAATCTTCCCAAGCCATTTGCGCTTTACGGGATTGTCAGTGTCCCATAACATCAGCATGGCATTATTTGGGGGAAGTGCACCCTTATTGGCAACAGGCTTGATTGAGCTAACTCACGACCTTGCAGCTCCCGGAATCTTATTAATGGTCGCAGCTGTTTTCTGCCTAATGGGCATGCCCTTGTACGAAGATAAGTACAAAGTGAAAACGATCTAG
- a CDS encoding glycine--tRNA ligase subunit alpha yields MHFQQIVFKLQEFWGNHGCAIVTPYDMEVGAGTFHPDTTLKSLGPVPLNVAHVQVSRRPSDGRYGTNPNRLQRFHQFQVLLKPSPSNIQELYLDSLRMLGLDPLKHDIRFVEDDWESPTLGAAGLGWEVWCDGMEITQFTYFQQVGGIECELVSGEIAYGIERIACILQDVENIFEINWNGKEGSEKITLGDLFQQNEEEFSYYNFELADTDMLFRHFTDVETQCFKLIEHHYALPAYDMCIKASHLFNLLNARGVISVLERASYIGRVRAMAKACCQTYLESTQRRKIQG; encoded by the coding sequence ATGCACTTTCAACAAATTGTTTTTAAACTACAAGAATTTTGGGGAAACCACGGGTGTGCGATTGTCACCCCTTATGATATGGAAGTGGGAGCTGGAACCTTTCACCCCGATACAACCCTTAAATCTTTAGGTCCTGTTCCATTAAACGTGGCACACGTTCAAGTATCCAGACGCCCCAGTGATGGTCGTTATGGAACAAATCCAAATCGATTACAGCGGTTTCATCAGTTTCAAGTTTTACTGAAACCAAGCCCATCTAATATCCAAGAATTATATTTGGATAGCCTTCGCATGTTGGGTTTAGATCCCTTAAAACATGACATTCGATTTGTGGAAGACGATTGGGAAAGCCCGACATTGGGGGCTGCTGGCCTGGGGTGGGAAGTCTGGTGTGATGGTATGGAAATCACGCAATTTACTTACTTTCAACAAGTTGGTGGCATTGAATGTGAACTTGTGTCCGGCGAAATTGCTTATGGAATAGAGCGCATTGCATGTATTTTACAAGATGTTGAAAACATTTTTGAAATCAATTGGAATGGCAAAGAGGGTTCTGAGAAAATTACATTAGGTGATTTATTTCAACAGAATGAAGAAGAATTTTCATATTATAATTTTGAATTAGCCGATACGGATATGTTGTTCCGACATTTTACGGATGTTGAAACTCAATGCTTTAAATTGATTGAGCATCACTATGCCCTACCCGCTTATGACATGTGCATTAAGGCAAGTCACTTATTTAACTTATTAAATGCTCGTGGGGTTATCAGCGTATTAGAACGTGCCAGTTATATTGGTCGGGTTCGCGCTATGGCAAAGGCCTGCTGCCAAACTTATTTAGAATCAACTCAACGACGTAAGATACAAGGATAA